A region from the Citrobacter koseri ATCC BAA-895 genome encodes:
- the gntX gene encoding DNA utilization protein GntX yields MLTVPGLCWLCRMPLALSHWGICSVCTRAARRRVSLCPQCGLPAAHAAIPCGRCLQKPPPWQRLVTVSDYVPPLSLLIHQLKFSRRSDVAAALSRLLLLEVLHAHRASTLPLPDRLVSVPLWQRRHWRRGFNQSDLLCRPLARWLGCGWDSRSVTRLRATATQHHLSARLRKHNLKNAFRLELPVQGLHMVIVDDVVTTGSTVAEIAQLLLRNGAATVQVWCLCRTL; encoded by the coding sequence ATGCTAACAGTACCGGGATTATGCTGGCTATGCCGAATGCCGCTGGCGTTGAGTCACTGGGGGATTTGTTCGGTTTGCACGAGAGCGGCGCGTCGCCGCGTCAGCCTGTGCCCGCAGTGTGGATTACCCGCTGCGCACGCCGCCATTCCCTGCGGGCGTTGTCTGCAAAAACCCCCGCCGTGGCAGCGTCTGGTGACGGTCAGCGACTACGTACCGCCATTAAGTTTACTTATCCACCAGCTAAAATTCTCTCGCCGCAGCGACGTCGCCGCCGCCCTTTCACGCCTGCTGTTGCTGGAAGTCTTACACGCGCACCGCGCATCGACGCTTCCGCTACCGGATCGCTTAGTCAGCGTGCCGCTCTGGCAGCGCCGTCACTGGCGCAGGGGATTTAACCAAAGCGATCTGCTGTGTCGCCCCCTGGCGCGCTGGCTGGGCTGCGGCTGGGACAGCCGAAGCGTCACGCGCCTTCGCGCCACCGCCACTCAGCACCATCTCAGCGCCCGATTGCGCAAACATAACCTGAAAAATGCGTTTCGCCTTGAATTGCCGGTACAGGGACTCCATATGGTCATTGTGGATGATGTCGTCACTACCGGAAGTACCGTCGCGGAGATCGCGCAGCTGCTTTTGCGCAACGGCGCGGCGACTGTCCAGGTATGGTGCCTGTGTCGAACCTTGTAG